One Arvicanthis niloticus isolate mArvNil1 chromosome 13, mArvNil1.pat.X, whole genome shotgun sequence genomic window carries:
- the LOC117719273 gene encoding apolipoprotein L3-like, with amino-acid sequence MARAVSSAEMRKVAARIVQESTDFLTEVLSKKDLRSLITEDGAWKGFVEAAELSREEEAALRDALNEHLAKEPTDKDDRPQREQQKKRFLKEFPELKKKLEDHIRKLRELAGHLDKVHKDSTISNVVSSSVSIASGVLGLLGLALAPITVGGSLVLTATSVGLGVTASAASLTTTIVEESNRLSDESEASKLVGASMSILEEILKILPKITVKLSTTGLELVDAYKSLKDTIRAIRAARAISSSGAVASNLTSTAQGLLPVTRGARIRAGGVTSLFLVWDVYHLVNESVDLYNGAKTESAGALRDLALKLEEKLQVFQEFYNKLK; translated from the exons ATGGCTCGTGCTGTTTCCTCAGCAGAGATGCGGAAAG TTGCAGCTCGCATTGTTCAAGAATCTACTGATTTTCTCACGGAAGTACTCAGCAAAAAAGATCTGAGGAGCCTGATAACTGAAGATGGAGCCTGGAAGGGATTTGTGGAAGCAGCAGAGTTGTCAAG GGAGGAGGAGGCTGCACTGCGTGATGCTCTGAACGAACATTTAGCAAAGGAGCCCACAGATAAAGATGACAGACCTCAAAGGGAGCAGCAgaagaagagatttttaaaagagtttcCTGAGTTGAAAAAGAAACTAGAAGACCACATCAGGAAGCTCCGAGAGCTGGCTGGCCATCTTGACAAGGTACACAAGGACTCTACCATCTCCAACGTGGTGTCCAGCTCAGTTAGTATTGCCTCTGGAGTCCTGGGCCTCCTTGGTTTGGCTCTGGCACCCATTACAGTAGGGGGCAGTCTGGTACTCACAGCAACCTCCGTGGGTCTGGGAGTGACAGCATCTGCGGCTAGTCTTACGACTACCATTGTGGAAGAATCAAACAGACTGTCAGATGAATCTGAAGCCAGTAAACTGGTGGGAGCCAGCATGAGCATACTTGAGGAGATTCTGAAGATCCTGCCTAAGATCACAGTCAAGCTTTCTACTACAGGTTTGGAATTGGTCGATGCCTACAAAAGCCTCAAGGATACGATCCGAGCCATCAGGGCAGCCAGAGCCATCTCTAGTTCTGGAGCAGTGGCCAGTAACCTCACATCCACTGCCCAAGGTCTTCTCCCCGTGACCAGAGGAGCCAGGATTAGAGCAGGGGGGGTTACAAGTTTGTTCCTTGTATGGGATGTGTATCACCTTGTGAACGAATCAGTGGATCTGTATAATGGGGCCAAAACAGAGTCAGCTGGAGCACTGCGGGACCTGGCTCTCAAGCTGGAGGAGAAGCTGCAGGTATTTCAGGAGTTCTATAATAAACTAAAGTGA